In Paracoccus aerodenitrificans, the following are encoded in one genomic region:
- the hemF gene encoding oxygen-dependent coproporphyrinogen oxidase yields the protein MDEMTEQRRQAADWFRELRDRITGAFEALEDRGPGQTAPGRFEVTPTERADNGGGGIMSVMRGGRVFEKVGVNWSEVHGELSPRAQAAMAARGVPGMEQDGRFWASGISLVAHMQNPHAPAVHMNTRMFWTPHAWWFGGGADLNPCIEYPEDTAHFHATLEDTCAPHDPGYYARFKSWADEYFFIPHRDRARGVGGIFFDDLNSGDWSADFAFTKAVGEAFLPAFLPLAEARMTQDWNDDDKDAQLVHRGLYAEYNLVYDRGTKFGLETGHNADAVLMSLPPLAKWV from the coding sequence ATGGATGAGATGACAGAGCAGCGCAGACAAGCCGCCGACTGGTTCCGCGAATTGCGCGACCGCATCACCGGCGCATTCGAGGCACTGGAAGATCGCGGTCCCGGCCAGACCGCTCCGGGCCGGTTCGAGGTGACCCCGACCGAACGCGCGGATAATGGCGGCGGCGGCATCATGTCGGTCATGCGCGGCGGGCGCGTCTTCGAGAAAGTCGGCGTCAACTGGTCCGAGGTTCACGGCGAATTATCCCCCCGCGCTCAGGCCGCAATGGCCGCGCGTGGTGTGCCGGGAATGGAGCAGGACGGGCGCTTCTGGGCCTCGGGGATCAGCCTTGTGGCGCATATGCAGAACCCGCACGCCCCGGCAGTTCATATGAATACGCGCATGTTCTGGACCCCGCATGCCTGGTGGTTCGGCGGCGGAGCCGATCTCAATCCCTGCATCGAATACCCCGAGGATACGGCGCATTTTCACGCCACGCTTGAGGATACCTGTGCGCCCCACGATCCCGGATATTATGCACGCTTCAAATCCTGGGCGGATGAGTATTTCTTTATCCCCCATCGCGACCGCGCCCGCGGCGTCGGCGGTATTTTCTTCGACGATCTGAACAGCGGCGACTGGAGCGCCGATTTTGCCTTCACCAAAGCCGTCGGAGAAGCCTTCCTGCCCGCCTTTCTGCCGCTTGCGGAAGCCCGCATGACGCAGGACTGGAACGACGACGACAAGGATGCGCAGCTTGTCCATCGCGGGCTCTATGCGGAATATAATCTCGTCTATGACCGGGGCACGAAATTCGGGCTGGAGACCGGCCATAATGCCGATGCCGTGCTGATGAGCCTGCCGCCTCTGGCGAAATGGGTCTAG
- a CDS encoding MATE family efflux transporter, with protein MSSPVSNRRVLAIALPIVLSNATIPILGAVDTGVIGQLGEAAPIGAVGIGAVILSSIYWIFGFLRMGTSGLVAQAHGAEDAAEVGAHLLRALFIAFAAGLALILLHPLLFAGAFRLAPASDGVEDLAQRYLSIRIWGAPATIALYAITGWLIAVERTRSVLVLQLLQNGLNVALDVIFVLGIGWGVGGIAAATLIAEMSGLMLGLWFCREAWRPALRQTGLFARDRMMRLLRVNSDIMIRSVLLQGSFTSFMFLSAGQGDETLAANQVLLQFLQITAFGLDGFAFAAETLIGQAVGARRPDLLRRASLLSSAWAVGGAVILGIAFATLGPALIDLLTTAPEVRAEARHYLPWLILAPVLGVASWMLDGIFIGATLTGRMRRAMIEAVAIYVVALVVLSAAFGNHGLWAALMVLNVSRALTMMRFYPDAEALAKPAVAVAPRMAG; from the coding sequence ATGTCATCGCCGGTCAGTAATCGCCGCGTATTGGCGATTGCGCTGCCGATCGTGCTGTCAAACGCGACGATCCCCATTCTCGGTGCGGTCGATACAGGCGTGATCGGCCAGTTGGGCGAGGCGGCTCCGATCGGTGCGGTCGGGATTGGCGCGGTAATTCTGTCGTCGATCTACTGGATATTCGGCTTTCTGCGCATGGGAACCTCGGGGCTTGTCGCTCAGGCGCATGGGGCGGAGGATGCGGCAGAGGTCGGGGCGCATCTGCTGCGGGCGCTGTTCATCGCCTTTGCCGCAGGGCTGGCGCTGATCCTGTTGCATCCGCTGCTTTTCGCCGGGGCGTTTCGTCTGGCCCCCGCCAGCGACGGGGTTGAGGATCTCGCGCAGCGTTATCTGTCGATCCGCATATGGGGCGCACCTGCGACGATTGCACTTTACGCCATTACCGGCTGGCTGATCGCGGTCGAAAGAACGCGCAGCGTGCTGGTGCTTCAGCTTCTGCAGAACGGGTTGAATGTCGCCTTGGACGTGATCTTCGTTCTGGGGATCGGTTGGGGCGTCGGCGGGATCGCCGCCGCCACGCTGATTGCCGAGATGTCGGGGCTGATGCTGGGGCTGTGGTTCTGCCGTGAGGCGTGGAGGCCTGCCTTGCGCCAGACTGGGCTGTTTGCGCGGGACCGGATGATGCGGCTGCTGCGGGTCAACTCGGATATCATGATCCGCTCGGTTCTGTTGCAGGGATCGTTTACCAGCTTCATGTTTCTCTCGGCGGGGCAGGGCGATGAGACGCTTGCGGCAAACCAGGTCCTGCTTCAGTTCCTGCAGATCACCGCCTTCGGACTGGACGGTTTCGCTTTCGCGGCGGAAACGCTGATCGGTCAGGCGGTCGGCGCACGGCGGCCCGATCTGCTGCGCCGTGCCTCCTTGCTGAGCTCGGCCTGGGCGGTTGGCGGTGCGGTGATACTGGGCATCGCTTTCGCGACGCTCGGACCGGCGCTGATCGACCTGTTGACAACCGCGCCGGAGGTGCGGGCCGAGGCGCGGCATTATCTGCCCTGGCTGATCCTTGCGCCGGTTCTGGGTGTGGCGAGTTGGATGCTGGACGGGATCTTCATCGGGGCAACGCTGACCGGCAGGATGCGCCGCGCCATGATCGAAGCCGTGGCGATCTATGTCGTGGCGCTTGTTGTCTTATCGGCAGCGTTTGGCAATCACGGGCTCTGGGCGGCTCTGATGGTGCTGAATGTCAGCCGCGCCTTGACCATGATGCGCTTCTATCCCGACGCCGAGGCACTGGCGAAACCGGCAGTCGCGGTAGCGCCTCGCATGGCGGGCTAG
- a CDS encoding heme ABC transporter ATP-binding protein gives MTIAAHGISLRLGRAEVLHDIGLTAPAGRLTSIIGPNGSGKTSLLRVLTGEIGPTGGHVTLNGKDITAFDPHNLAMHRAVLPQQTALSFPFTATEIIRIGLTSHPGPEPERNALIRAALAAVGLPGHAGRLYQEMSGGEQQRVQLARALAQVWQPVSAEGPRWLLLDEPVSSLDIAHQLTVMRLAADYARRGGGVLAVMHDLNLTAMFSDHVLLMQSGRVLGEGTPEQVMTDALLSRAYGCRLSVSTTPKDGIWLLPQLASA, from the coding sequence ATGACGATTGCGGCGCATGGCATTTCGCTGCGCCTTGGCCGTGCCGAGGTGCTGCATGATATCGGCCTGACCGCCCCGGCAGGCAGGCTGACCTCAATTATCGGGCCGAACGGATCGGGCAAGACGTCCCTGCTGCGCGTCCTGACCGGAGAGATCGGCCCGACCGGCGGTCATGTCACGCTGAACGGCAAGGATATCACCGCGTTCGATCCGCACAACCTGGCCATGCACCGCGCCGTCCTGCCGCAGCAGACCGCGCTGAGCTTTCCCTTCACCGCGACCGAGATCATCCGGATCGGGCTGACCTCTCATCCCGGCCCCGAGCCTGAACGGAACGCGCTGATCCGCGCGGCACTTGCGGCAGTCGGTCTGCCGGGCCATGCCGGGCGGCTTTATCAGGAAATGTCGGGCGGAGAACAGCAGAGGGTTCAGCTTGCCCGTGCGCTTGCACAGGTCTGGCAGCCCGTCTCTGCCGAGGGTCCTCGCTGGCTGCTTCTGGATGAACCGGTCAGCAGCCTCGACATCGCGCATCAGCTGACCGTCATGCGGCTGGCCGCCGATTACGCAAGGCGCGGCGGCGGGGTGCTTGCCGTCATGCACGATCTCAACCTGACCGCGATGTTCAGCGACCATGTGCTGCTGATGCAATCGGGCCGGGTGTTGGGCGAAGGCACGCCCGAACAGGTCATGACGGACGCATTGTTGTCCCGCGCCTATGGCTGCCGCTTATCGGTCAGCACGACCCCGAAAGACGGGATCTGGCTGCTGCCTCAGCTCGCCTCGGCGTGA
- a CDS encoding PaaI family thioesterase, producing MADRNEPLQQIKNRRDTALRALVEGVPYIRWMGIRFDRRGDELTAIMPFDEKLIGNPFLPAIHGGATAAFLETAAIVELSWSAMWEDLESGRISPDAEMPDTLPRLPKTIDFTVDYLRSGLPRDAYARARVVRSGRRYASVHVEAWQDNRARLFAQATAHFLMPRD from the coding sequence ATGGCCGACCGCAACGAACCGCTTCAGCAGATCAAGAACCGCCGCGATACCGCATTGCGGGCGCTTGTCGAAGGCGTTCCCTATATCCGCTGGATGGGGATCAGATTCGACCGGCGCGGGGATGAGCTGACGGCGATCATGCCGTTTGACGAAAAGCTGATCGGCAATCCCTTTCTGCCCGCCATTCACGGCGGCGCGACGGCGGCATTTCTGGAAACCGCTGCGATTGTGGAATTGTCATGGTCCGCCATGTGGGAGGATCTGGAATCGGGCCGGATTTCGCCGGATGCAGAGATGCCGGACACGCTGCCGCGCCTGCCGAAGACCATAGATTTCACGGTGGATTACCTGCGTTCGGGTCTGCCGCGCGATGCCTATGCGCGGGCGCGGGTAGTGCGGTCCGGGCGGCGCTATGCCTCGGTTCATGTCGAGGCATGGCAGGATAACCGGGCGCGGCTTTTCGCGCAGGCAACGGCGCATTTCCTGATGCCTCGGGACTAG
- a CDS encoding glutathione S-transferase family protein yields MTAQLYCFGESGNAYKAALTMELAGYDWQPVFVDFFNGETRSPEFRAINDMGEVPVFREDALTLSQSAVIQLHVADKTGKLLGSDRNEVLRWLIFDNHRLSGQAGPARFLQNFIPEEKRPQGGIDYLTARLKATYQILDTHLTGRHWVADDTFTIADAACCGYLFYPEPFGFDRTEWPNIDRWLDGIAALPGWKHPYDLMPGNPSDRA; encoded by the coding sequence GTGACGGCACAGCTTTACTGCTTCGGAGAATCCGGTAACGCCTATAAGGCGGCGCTGACGATGGAACTGGCGGGGTATGACTGGCAGCCGGTCTTCGTCGATTTCTTCAACGGAGAGACACGCAGCCCCGAATTCCGCGCGATCAACGATATGGGCGAGGTGCCAGTTTTTCGCGAGGACGCTCTGACCCTGAGCCAATCCGCCGTGATTCAGCTCCATGTCGCGGATAAAACCGGAAAACTCCTCGGCTCTGACCGCAACGAGGTGCTTCGCTGGCTGATCTTCGATAATCACCGTCTGTCGGGTCAGGCCGGACCCGCGCGGTTTTTGCAGAACTTCATTCCCGAAGAAAAGCGCCCGCAAGGCGGCATCGACTATCTGACAGCCCGCCTGAAAGCGACATATCAGATCCTCGACACCCATCTGACGGGACGTCACTGGGTGGCTGACGACACGTTCACCATCGCCGATGCGGCCTGCTGTGGCTATCTTTTCTATCCGGAACCGTTCGGCTTCGACCGCACCGAATGGCCCAATATCGACCGCTGGCTTGACGGCATCGCCGCCCTGCCCGGCTGGAAACACCCTTACGATCTGATGCCCGGCAATCCTTCCGACCGGGCGTAA
- a CDS encoding 3-hydroxyacyl-CoA dehydrogenase NAD-binding domain-containing protein, producing the protein MTDFTMTKDADGVAVITWDIPNKSMNVLSENGIRELDGLVDDALADDAVKGIVITSGKPDFAAGMDLNVLASMKESGGAEGIFGLIMQLHGLLRKIERAGMDPKTNKGGKPVASALPGTALGIGLEIPLATHRIFAADNAKAKIGLPEIKVGIFPGAGGTTRLVRKMGAMAAAPLLLEGKLNDPKKAKSAGVIDEVVDDPVAAAREWVLNATDADIVKPWDQKGYKMPGGEPFHPAGFMTFVGANAMVHGQTLGVYPAAKALLSAVYEGAQVPFDTALKIEARWFTNILMNPSSSAMIRSLFINKEALEKGANRPDAPDQKVKKVGILGAGMMGAGIAYVSANAGIEVVLIDAKQESADKGKAYSEGILDKGISRKKVTEEKKGEILGRITATTNYAALEGCDLIVEAVFEDPGVKAEVTKKAEAVIPQDAIFATNTSTLPITELAKASQRPDQFIGIHFFSPVDKMLLVEIIKGKQTGDRAVAKALDFVRQIRKTPIVVNDARFFYANRCIIPYINEGMRMLAEGVNPTLIENAAKMMGMPLGPLQLVDETSIDLGVKIAKATKAAMGDAYPDGAVDEVLFWMADQGRMGRKANAGFYAYDDKGKRQGLWDGLDAQFPEADEQPELTEVQHRLMFAQVLEAVRALEEGVLEDIREGDVGAILGWGFAPWSGGPFSWLDMMGAAQAVEICDRLEAEHGKRFKAPDLLREMAGKDQSFYGRFGGRKKAA; encoded by the coding sequence ATGACCGATTTCACCATGACCAAGGACGCTGACGGCGTCGCTGTTATTACCTGGGATATCCCCAACAAATCCATGAATGTGCTGTCCGAAAACGGCATTCGTGAACTGGACGGCCTTGTCGATGACGCGCTTGCCGATGATGCGGTGAAGGGCATTGTCATCACCTCGGGCAAGCCGGATTTCGCGGCTGGGATGGACCTGAATGTGCTGGCCTCCATGAAGGAGAGCGGCGGGGCCGAGGGGATTTTCGGGCTGATCATGCAGTTGCATGGCCTGCTGCGGAAGATCGAACGCGCCGGGATGGACCCGAAAACCAACAAGGGCGGCAAGCCTGTCGCCTCTGCTTTGCCCGGCACCGCGCTTGGCATCGGGCTGGAAATCCCGCTGGCCACGCATCGCATTTTTGCCGCCGACAACGCCAAGGCGAAGATCGGTCTGCCGGAAATCAAGGTCGGAATTTTCCCCGGCGCGGGCGGCACGACAAGGCTGGTCCGCAAGATGGGCGCGATGGCGGCAGCACCTCTGCTGCTGGAAGGCAAGCTGAACGATCCGAAAAAGGCGAAATCGGCAGGTGTCATTGATGAGGTGGTGGACGATCCGGTCGCCGCTGCCCGCGAATGGGTGCTGAATGCGACCGATGCCGATATCGTCAAGCCGTGGGATCAGAAGGGCTATAAGATGCCGGGCGGAGAACCGTTCCATCCGGCTGGCTTCATGACCTTTGTCGGCGCGAATGCAATGGTGCATGGCCAGACGCTTGGCGTCTATCCGGCGGCCAAAGCGCTGCTGAGCGCGGTTTACGAAGGCGCACAGGTGCCGTTCGACACGGCGCTGAAAATCGAAGCGCGGTGGTTCACCAATATCCTGATGAACCCGTCGTCAAGTGCGATGATCCGCAGCCTGTTCATCAACAAGGAAGCGCTTGAAAAAGGTGCCAATCGTCCCGACGCGCCGGATCAGAAGGTGAAGAAGGTCGGCATTCTGGGTGCGGGCATGATGGGGGCAGGCATCGCCTATGTCAGCGCAAATGCGGGGATTGAGGTCGTGCTGATCGACGCCAAGCAGGAATCGGCGGATAAGGGCAAGGCTTATTCGGAAGGCATTCTCGACAAGGGCATCAGCCGCAAGAAAGTCACCGAAGAGAAGAAGGGCGAAATTCTGGGCCGGATCACCGCGACCACGAATTACGCCGCGCTTGAGGGCTGCGATCTGATCGTAGAAGCCGTGTTCGAGGATCCCGGCGTCAAGGCCGAGGTCACGAAAAAGGCCGAGGCGGTAATCCCGCAGGATGCAATCTTCGCGACGAATACCTCGACCCTGCCGATCACCGAGCTTGCCAAGGCCAGCCAGCGGCCCGACCAGTTCATCGGCATCCATTTCTTCAGCCCGGTGGACAAGATGCTGCTGGTTGAGATCATCAAGGGCAAGCAGACAGGCGACCGCGCCGTGGCCAAGGCGCTGGATTTCGTGCGCCAGATCCGCAAGACGCCCATCGTGGTGAACGATGCCCGTTTCTTCTATGCGAACCGCTGCATCATTCCCTACATCAACGAAGGTATGCGGATGCTGGCCGAGGGCGTGAACCCCACGCTGATCGAGAATGCCGCCAAGATGATGGGCATGCCTCTGGGTCCGCTGCAACTTGTTGATGAGACCTCGATCGACCTCGGGGTGAAGATCGCCAAGGCCACGAAAGCCGCAATGGGCGATGCCTATCCTGACGGTGCCGTTGATGAGGTGCTTTTCTGGATGGCAGATCAGGGCCGGATGGGCCGCAAGGCGAATGCGGGTTTCTATGCCTATGACGACAAGGGCAAGCGGCAAGGTCTTTGGGACGGGCTCGATGCGCAATTCCCCGAGGCCGATGAGCAGCCGGAACTGACCGAAGTGCAGCATCGCCTGATGTTCGCGCAGGTTCTGGAAGCCGTCCGGGCGCTTGAGGAAGGCGTGCTGGAAGATATCCGCGAAGGCGATGTCGGCGCGATCCTTGGCTGGGGCTTTGCGCCGTGGTCCGGCGGTCCGTTCAGCTGGCTGGACATGATGGGAGCCGCGCAGGCAGTGGAAATCTGCGACCGTCTGGAAGCCGAGCACGGCAAACGCTTCAAGGCCCCGGACCTGCTGCGCGAGATGGCCGGGAAGGATCAAAGTTTCTATGGCCGCTTCGGAGGCCGGAAAAAGGCGGCCTAA
- a CDS encoding acyl-CoA dehydrogenase C-terminal domain-containing protein, translating into MPIYNAPVRDMQFIMHDVLNISASGLPGHDELDRDFTEAVLDAAGKLATEVLLPLNVIGDQQGCVLENGVVRTPEGFDKAFEAMKEGGWTALDCDPEYGGQGMPYVLGLATGEVFVSANMAFNMYQGLTHGAYSAIHTHGDAQQKATYLPKMVSCEWTGTMNLTEPHAGTDLGMLRTKAEPQDDGSYLITGQKIFISAGDHDLAENVIHLVLAKAPGGGEGTKGISLFIVPKFLVNEDGSLGDRNNVSVGNLEEKMGIHGNATCVMNYDGAKGWLLGDLHKGMRAMFTMMNEARIGVGLQGYAVAEAAYQNAVDYAKDRLQGRAVTGAENPGGPADPLIVHPDIRRALMDQKSFLEGARMLAFWGAHEIDKAKNGDDEAEGAVSLLTPVIKGFLTDKGFDTTVLAQQVFGGHGYIEEHGMSQFVRDARITMIYEGANGVQALDLVGRKLAQDGGKHVMAFFETVKAFIKENESHMGLKADFLKPLKAASKDLQAAGMFFMNNGMKNPNHALAGSYDFMHLFGHTALGFMWARMAVAAQNALDEGTGDTAFYETKLATGRYYMKRQLPMTATHLARIESGADPVMELQAEAF; encoded by the coding sequence ATGCCCATTTATAACGCACCCGTCCGTGACATGCAGTTCATCATGCATGATGTCTTGAACATCTCTGCTTCGGGACTGCCGGGACATGACGAGCTCGATCGCGATTTCACCGAGGCTGTGCTGGACGCCGCAGGCAAGCTGGCGACCGAGGTGCTTCTGCCGCTGAATGTCATCGGCGACCAGCAGGGCTGCGTTCTTGAAAACGGCGTCGTCCGCACTCCCGAAGGCTTCGACAAGGCGTTCGAGGCGATGAAGGAAGGCGGCTGGACCGCATTGGATTGCGATCCGGAATATGGCGGCCAGGGCATGCCCTATGTGCTGGGACTTGCCACAGGTGAAGTCTTCGTATCGGCCAATATGGCCTTCAACATGTATCAGGGCCTGACCCACGGTGCCTATTCCGCCATCCACACACATGGCGACGCGCAGCAGAAAGCCACCTATCTGCCCAAGATGGTCTCCTGCGAATGGACCGGCACCATGAACCTGACCGAGCCACATGCCGGCACTGATCTGGGCATGCTGCGCACCAAGGCCGAACCGCAGGATGACGGCTCCTATCTGATCACCGGGCAGAAGATCTTCATCTCCGCAGGCGATCACGATCTGGCTGAAAACGTCATCCATCTGGTGCTGGCCAAGGCACCGGGCGGCGGCGAGGGCACCAAGGGGATCAGCCTGTTCATCGTGCCGAAATTCCTGGTGAATGAGGACGGATCACTTGGCGACCGCAATAATGTCTCGGTCGGCAATCTCGAAGAAAAGATGGGCATTCACGGCAACGCCACCTGCGTGATGAATTACGACGGCGCAAAAGGTTGGCTGCTTGGCGATCTGCATAAAGGCATGCGGGCCATGTTCACCATGATGAACGAAGCGCGTATCGGTGTCGGCCTTCAGGGCTATGCCGTGGCCGAGGCCGCCTATCAGAACGCGGTCGATTATGCGAAGGACCGCTTGCAGGGCCGCGCCGTGACCGGTGCCGAAAATCCCGGCGGCCCCGCCGATCCGCTGATCGTGCATCCCGATATCCGCCGGGCGCTCATGGATCAAAAAAGCTTCCTCGAAGGGGCGCGGATGCTTGCCTTCTGGGGAGCGCATGAGATCGACAAGGCGAAAAACGGCGATGACGAGGCAGAAGGCGCGGTGTCCCTGCTCACCCCGGTCATCAAGGGTTTCCTGACCGATAAGGGCTTCGATACCACCGTTCTGGCGCAGCAGGTCTTCGGCGGCCACGGCTATATCGAGGAACACGGCATGAGCCAGTTCGTCCGGGACGCCCGTATCACCATGATCTATGAGGGCGCGAATGGCGTTCAGGCGCTCGACCTTGTGGGCCGCAAGCTGGCGCAGGATGGCGGAAAGCACGTCATGGCCTTTTTCGAGACCGTGAAGGCTTTCATCAAGGAAAACGAATCCCATATGGGGCTGAAGGCCGATTTCCTGAAACCGCTGAAAGCGGCGTCGAAGGATCTTCAGGCGGCGGGCATGTTCTTCATGAATAACGGCATGAAGAACCCCAATCACGCCCTCGCCGGATCCTATGATTTCATGCATCTTTTCGGGCATACCGCGCTTGGCTTCATGTGGGCGCGCATGGCGGTCGCCGCGCAGAACGCGCTGGATGAGGGGACCGGCGACACGGCATTCTATGAAACCAAACTGGCGACCGGGCGCTATTACATGAAGCGGCAGCTTCCGATGACCGCGACCCATCTGGCACGCATCGAATCCGGAGCCGATCCGGTCATGGAACTGCAAGCAGAGGCGTTCTGA
- a CDS encoding acetyl-CoA C-acetyltransferase yields MTDAFIYDAARTPRGKGRKDGSLHEVTSLSLSAGLLNAVKERNGLEGHAVEDLIWGNVTQVKEQGGCLARSAVLASDLDESIPGLSINRFCASGMEAVNLAANQIKGGAGNGYLAGGVEMMGRVAMGSDGAAIAVDPTLAMKTYFVPQGISADIIATEYGFSREDADALAVESQKRAAKAWEEGRFDKSIVPVKDQNGLTILDRDEYMRPGTTTEDLGKLKASFQEMGEIMPGFDKVAMLKYPHLDRINHIHHAGNSSGIVDGAAAVLIGNEEFGKANGLKPRARIRATAKIGTDPTIMLTGPVPVTEKILADSGMSIGDIDLFEVNEAFASVVLRFMQAFQVDPALVNVNGGSIAMGHPLGATGAIIIGTLLDELERQDKNVGLATLCIASGMGAATIIERV; encoded by the coding sequence ATGACCGACGCCTTTATCTATGACGCCGCCCGCACGCCGCGCGGCAAGGGCCGCAAGGATGGCAGCCTGCACGAAGTGACCTCGCTGTCGCTGTCGGCGGGGCTGCTGAACGCGGTGAAAGAGCGCAACGGGCTGGAAGGCCACGCTGTCGAGGATCTGATCTGGGGCAATGTCACCCAGGTCAAGGAACAGGGCGGCTGTCTGGCGCGCTCGGCCGTGTTGGCTTCGGATCTGGATGAATCGATCCCCGGTCTGTCGATCAACCGCTTCTGCGCCAGCGGCATGGAGGCGGTGAACCTTGCCGCCAACCAAATCAAGGGCGGGGCCGGGAATGGCTACCTCGCCGGCGGGGTCGAGATGATGGGCCGCGTTGCAATGGGCAGCGACGGGGCCGCGATTGCCGTCGATCCGACACTGGCGATGAAAACCTATTTCGTGCCGCAGGGCATCAGCGCCGATATCATCGCGACGGAATACGGTTTCAGCCGTGAAGATGCCGATGCATTGGCCGTCGAATCCCAGAAACGCGCCGCAAAGGCGTGGGAGGAAGGCCGCTTTGACAAATCCATCGTACCTGTCAAGGACCAGAACGGGCTGACCATTCTGGATCGCGACGAATATATGCGCCCCGGGACCACCACCGAGGATCTGGGCAAGCTGAAGGCCAGCTTTCAGGAGATGGGCGAGATCATGCCCGGCTTCGACAAGGTGGCGATGCTGAAATATCCGCATCTGGACAGGATCAACCATATCCACCACGCCGGGAACTCTTCGGGCATCGTCGACGGCGCCGCCGCCGTGCTGATCGGCAATGAGGAATTCGGCAAGGCCAACGGGCTGAAACCCCGCGCCCGCATCCGCGCCACCGCGAAGATCGGCACCGATCCGACGATCATGCTGACCGGCCCGGTTCCGGTGACCGAAAAGATCCTCGCCGATAGCGGCATGTCCATCGGCGATATCGACCTGTTCGAGGTCAATGAGGCTTTCGCGTCCGTCGTGCTGCGCTTCATGCAGGCATTTCAGGTCGATCCGGCGCTTGTAAACGTCAATGGCGGCTCGATCGCGATGGGTCACCCATTGGGGGCAACGGGCGCAATCATCATCGGCACGCTGCTGGATGAGCTGGAGCGGCAGGACAAGAATGTCGGCCTTGCCACTTTGTGCATCGCATCCGGCATGGGTGCGGCCACCATCATCGAGCGCGTGTAA
- a CDS encoding PaaI family thioesterase has protein sequence MTEGDHNGNEDLDRIARQFIESIPHARALGMTLEHIGRGEASISMAWNADFVGEPRSGVIHGGVISALMDTCSGAAVLSHPAAPRTTATIDLRIDYMRGATPGQRIVAHASCYHVTRSVAFVRVRAVDDDQENPVATATGAFTVER, from the coding sequence ATGACTGAGGGCGATCATAACGGAAATGAAGATCTCGACCGCATCGCGCGGCAATTCATCGAATCCATTCCTCATGCCCGCGCCCTTGGCATGACGCTGGAACATATCGGCAGGGGTGAGGCGAGCATCTCGATGGCATGGAATGCCGATTTCGTCGGTGAGCCGCGCAGCGGGGTGATTCATGGCGGGGTGATCTCGGCCCTGATGGATACATGCAGCGGTGCCGCGGTGCTGAGCCATCCCGCCGCGCCGCGTACCACGGCGACGATTGACCTGCGGATCGACTATATGAGGGGGGCCACGCCGGGACAGCGGATCGTGGCGCATGCAAGTTGTTATCATGTGACGCGCTCGGTCGCTTTCGTTCGGGTCCGGGCGGTCGATGACGATCAGGAAAATCCGGTCGCGACGGCAACCGGCGCATTCACGGTGGAGCGATAG
- a CDS encoding MerR family transcriptional regulator, translating to MTDDLMTIRQMCDEFDVTPRTLRFYESRELIAPERRGQHRLYDRQDRARLKLILQGKRFGFSLEQIRQLLELYDPRSGNVTQIEATISASRDRLADMMRQQEELETAIADLTEQIAGAEKLLEARRRDA from the coding sequence ATGACCGACGATCTGATGACAATTCGTCAGATGTGCGACGAATTTGACGTGACCCCTCGGACGCTGCGTTTCTATGAATCGCGCGAGCTTATCGCGCCGGAACGTCGCGGCCAGCATCGTCTGTATGACCGTCAGGACCGTGCTCGTCTGAAGCTGATCCTGCAGGGGAAGCGATTCGGCTTCAGCCTCGAACAGATCCGCCAGCTTCTTGAACTTTACGACCCGCGCAGCGGCAATGTGACACAGATCGAGGCGACGATTTCCGCCTCACGAGATAGGCTTGCCGACATGATGCGTCAGCAGGAAGAACTTGAAACCGCGATTGCCGATCTGACCGAGCAGATCGCCGGTGCCGAAAAATTGCTGGAGGCACGTCGGCGCGACGCCTGA
- a CDS encoding MerR family transcriptional regulator, with protein sequence MTGSEELSFKEMCARFNVTPRTLRYYEYIELLQPRKEGRTRYYSSREIARMTLILRGRRFGFSLEEIRQWLEIYDQKGNREQYEVWIDMANRQLDVLASQIEDIEAAIADLRNLRDDTAEILRKMD encoded by the coding sequence ATGACCGGTTCAGAAGAACTCAGTTTCAAGGAAATGTGCGCCCGCTTCAATGTCACTCCGCGAACGCTGCGCTATTATGAATATATCGAATTGCTTCAGCCTCGGAAGGAAGGGCGGACACGGTATTACTCCTCGCGCGAGATCGCCCGCATGACGCTTATCCTGCGCGGCAGGCGGTTCGGGTTCAGCCTTGAAGAGATCCGGCAATGGCTGGAAATCTATGATCAGAAAGGCAATCGCGAGCAATACGAGGTCTGGATCGACATGGCGAACCGCCAGCTTGATGTGCTTGCCAGCCAGATCGAGGATATCGAAGCCGCGATTGCCGATCTTCGCAATCTGCGCGACGATACCGCAGAGATACTTCGCAAAATGGATTAA